The window tggcggcgcgcgAGGGGACTGGGGGCAACGGAAGTCCACAGGGGAGCCAGATCGAGTGCACTGGAACACTGGGCCTAGGGCATCCAGGGATCCCAGCtcccatgggccggcccagctgagaGGGAGGAGGCCCAGCAGGCGGGCTCCGAGGATGGGCCGGGCCGGGGCCCAGCACACCCGGCGCGGAAGGGGCCCGGCCCAGCAGGCGGCGAGGACTGATCCCGCGTAGGGTTTCCCTAGCCGCAAaaggcgccgccgccaccaccggcgaGGCACTAGATCAAGCCGGCGACTGGCGAGATGCAGGGAGAGAGGACCGGAAACGGAGGCCGGAGGAGCCGAAGGCTGCGATGAAGGGCCGGAAGGGCGACAGCCGCCGCACCGGAGGTGAGGGCATGGGGCCGCTGCGAGCCGCGGGCGGCGTCGGGTGGGCACCGGACCGGCACCGGGCACCGGACGGCACCAGGAGGAGCGGGTGACTCCCCTTTCGGAAAGGCCCACCACaccccaagcccgagcgcgccggtGGCGAGCAGCCCCGGGCCTCAAAACTGCACCTTGGATCCAACCGGCCCGAGGCGAGCTCAAGGGCAGCGCCGGCAACCGCGGCGTCCGCGAGCCGGTGGCAGAACCCCGCTCCTGGGGGGGCTGAGCCACCGGCCCGGCTGGGCAGCGCGGTGCGGCGCGTGGAGGCGACGGCAGGGGAGGAAGGGGCAGCTGGCGGAGGTAAAGGCGGCTNNNNNNNNNNNNNNNNNNNNNNNNNNNNNNNNNNNNNNNNNNNNNNNNNNNNNNNNNNNNNNNNNNNNNNNNNNNNNNNNNNNNNNNNNNNNNNNNNNNNNNNNNNNNNNNNNNNNNNNNNNNNNNNNNNNNNNNNNNGGGGGCCGCAGCCACCGGCGTCGGCGGAGTGGACGGGGCGGCGGGAGCCGGGGAGGCGCAGGTGATGGAAGCGCCGGGGAGGGCAGCGGATGCCGCGGCCGGGGGCGCGTCGCCAGGAGCGTCGCCAGACTCTGCCATCTCCTTACAAGCTATGTGATTTGTAACTCAAGTTCATGAATTCATACTTTCTCTCATCGACATTATAACATGGATTCATTTCTTTGCAATAATATCTTTTGCATATGGGTGCACTCATGAGTACGAACTAGCTATTGTACAATATTGGGCCATCTCACAATAAGACTATAAATAGTGTCAAATCTATGTGTATGGGCGTGGGGAGGGGGGCAATTGCCCCCaaccttagggcatgtacaatggggtTGACTCAGCTATCTGTAGGAGGTTCCACGTAGATATTTTCATGACTTGGAAGAGAGAGAAGGCAGAAAGAGAACTCGTCCGTCTGTAGAAATACCGACTATTCCCTTGTGAATCGCCAGGCGAGGGCATCGGCGATGCTATTCAACCGACTATTCCTGATTATTATTtttaaaaaggaggatgaccccccgcctctgcatctgggagatgcatgcgaccactttattgattattctcgaggaccttacaaagtattacaacaatatgcctgaatccgccatctcGGCAACaattgccgctactcctatccaaatgatgatGGCGTGCTAGCTGGGTCACTACCCAGACCACTCATCTAAACCTAACATCAAAATGATGAAGgtgtgctagctgggccactacccagaccactcacctaagcctaacatcaaaagccggaagccccaaccgagccacatactgggtctggggtacaaaccggtccgacgcactcgtgtgtcgtcgccgccatcttccacaggtccgtcttcagagccaatattgaggcttctaccttgtctggccactcagccatcgccgtcaccacgacaccagacagcttcgtcctcctgcgcgagtccatcgccACACATCGGACGCCGaatctccactgcgccacgccgccgagatacgccgccatcaatgagtaggATGAAGCACCACTCCGACGAGTCCGACCGGGCTGCTGAAGACCAAGCACCGTGGAAGAAGGACTCCGAGGCTGAGCACATAGGCGGCAGAGCGCCAACACACCGCCACCAGTCGAACTCCGACCACGCCACCAACCTCCGCCAAGCAACCAAAGCATCACATCCACCCCAAGCTCACCACGAACGACACCCCCAAGAGGGTGACAACGCCCGGAGCGTCGCTGTCGCTCGATCCGGCAAGGACTTGGGCTTTCGCCCGGCATACGAGCTGGGtggaaggaagaggggaaggaggcaACCTGGACGGCGCCTACAAGAAGGGTACGGCGCCCTCGGGCGTCGCCGCCGTCTTGGCCAGCACTGCTGGCCTCGGATTTCTCCGGAGCCACCTCCCACCTCCAGCCGCCAAGTAGGTACAACTCCGGCGACAAAGGCCGCCCAAAGCAGGACCATCAGAGGCAGCCTTGGTTGAAGTAGACGGAGgccttcagatctggatcgggcgccgCCGAGACGCCTGCACCACAGCCGCCacctgccgccgcctcgccgcccctgcAGCCGAGGAAGAACGGCCAGCACCAACGAGCACCTGTCACTGCAGACCCGGCGTCGATCCAGATACACAATTATCTTGTTTTTTTTATCTGTTTGTCTTTACAATTTTTAATGCAATGTATCCTTATATATAACGCAAGCATAGATTTAAGGAGACTACTCTGACCCAATGGTGTCAGCTGTTGACGGGGTCACACAATTCAAATTGGTCAGTTCAGGATGCTACATTTCGTTTTATGCAGCGAtcaagtttttatttatttttgtgggaAGCTATCATTTCATCATGCTACATTGTTACGTGTTCTTTACTTACAGCTTGCAAACACATATAGTTACATGCCACACTTTGTTCATAGCAATGCTTCATTAATTCACTACCGGGCGACAAGGTTTTACATATCAGGTTGAAGAAATAAACTAGTGCTCAGATTCAGCTGAGCATGCATGAACAGAGGAAGATCTAATGGAGTGCACACGATGCGAGATGCATCACCAAGCTGCATTGTTCATCCCACTCGATAAATATAAGATGGGTCGCAGTAGAGCTGCAGGTGGGACTGTAGGTGGGAGTCCCACCAACAATCCACCTAGTCCCACCAGTGCTTGGCAGGCATTACGGGACAACCCACTAAACATTTGACGGGTTAAGTGGGTATAAATGGGACCCCATTTGAGAATACCGTACAAAAATAGGCTACAACCAAAGCTTCACGGAGCTTCAGGGTCGAAAAGTGTAACTACACTGCAAACTGCATGTTTAGCGCTCCCTCTCTTAGCCTAGCTAGCCTAGCTCCGCTCGCTCCCTGCCTGCGCCGGTGGCCACCCAGCCCGCACTCGCCGCCGGCCAATCCGGCCACAAAGCCGGCGATCTGCATCGACGAGGCGATCCCTGCGCACGGCTTCttcaagtcgtggctgccagcagcggTGGCGGGGACGCATGCGCCGCGCGCCGTCCTGGTGGTGTCCTCTCACTGGGAGAAGGATACTCCGGCTGTCAACGTCGTCCGCGGCACCAACGACATCATCCATGACCTGCAGGGCCTCCCCGACGAGATGTACAAGGTCACCTTAATTCCTCACATCTCTGCTTGTGTCACGAACACAAGTTGACATTGCATGGTCAAGTGCGCTATGCATACGCAGCTGACGTACCATGCGCCGGGCACGCCAGGCCTGGCCAGGAGGACCAAGGAGCTCCTGGAGGGCGCCGGGTTCGGGCAGGTGAGGGAGGAGCACGGCCGCGGGCTCGACCACGGCACATGGTTGCCGCTGATGCTCATGTACCCGGGGGCCGACGTCCCGGCGTGCCAACTCTCCCTGCAGACCGGCCGCGACGGCGCCTACCACTATGACCTCGGCGCGGCGCTGGCGCCTCTCAGGGACGAGGGCGTCCTCATCCTCGGCTCCGCACCACCACATCCACACACAACCTCAGGGAGCTGGGGCCTCTCGGCCAATGCGGCCCCAACGCCTCGAcgccctcgtcgccgtcgccccgccgcgCCCTACTCCCTCCTCGCCCTCCACGAGCAATGAGTGCTTCCGCTGCGGCGTCCGGAGGCGACCTGGCCATCGCATCCGCTCGGTTTCTTGAGGCGGAGGTGCGGCGTCTATCTTGAAGCCGGAGCAGGGGCGAAGGAAGGCCAGCGTCCAGTGCAGAGCAGATTGGCGGACCCACGGAGGATGTAGGTAGGGGAGGGGGACCGGGCGTCGTCGGCTATCCCGGcatggtggctgaacaacaggcggcggcggtggcggcgggtgaACCATGGCTGCAGGGGTCGCGTGCGTTCTCCTCTAGGTGGGCAAAGGTGGGGCTCCAGTGGGCTAAATGGGATAGCCCGATAAAAATGTTTCCTATCCACTGGGAGTCCACTAAGGTAATTTAAGTGGGATGGGTTAAGTAGTCCCACTTAATCCCACCTCCACCTGCACCTGCAGCCTGAACTGTTATGCTGCAATTGGCCATCACGTTCAGCCCTCCAAGTTCACTGCTGGCCTGTGGCCTCTGATATGGTGTATGGTGAAGCTGAGAGGGATCAAGACATTTCTCCACTGTGAATTGATGAGGAACACATTGATCTCGGGGCTTCAGTGTAATGGTGGGTAGTGGCAAGCTGCACTGCTACTTAGAAGGAATTCACAAGTTGCAATTGTGGGCCCCGATGAAAAATCGCTTCTTTGGGAACAGCATGGAATGGAATGCCTGATGAGAACACCTGCAATTTTCAATACAGGCTTCCTTTGTTTGTTGCTGTTTTTCTAGAGATGCTTAGTT is drawn from Triticum dicoccoides isolate Atlit2015 ecotype Zavitan chromosome 4A, WEW_v2.0, whole genome shotgun sequence and contains these coding sequences:
- the LOC119289879 gene encoding 4,5-DOPA dioxygenase extradiol-like is translated as MFSAPSLSLASLAPLAPCLRRWPPSPHSPPANPATKPAICIDEAIPAHGFFKSWLPAAVAGTHAPRAVLVVSSHWEKDTPAVNVVRGTNDIIHDLQGLPDEMYKLTYHAPGTPGLARRTKELLEGAGFGQVREEHGRGLDHGTWLPLMLMYPGADVPACQLSLQTGRDGAYHYDLGAALAPLRDEGVLILGSAPPHPHTTSGSWGLSANAAPTPRRPRRRRPAAPYSLLALHEQ